One region of Streptomyces rishiriensis genomic DNA includes:
- a CDS encoding alpha/beta fold hydrolase encodes MSAPVLAGSLRPTRTSGYTVASPAGPVEMTVQDRDRTRPFLLLHGGGGMPTMAGFADRLAERAHTRVLLPTHPGFGGTPKADGLTDVTALARAYVALLEELDLTDVTVVGNSFGGWLAAEIALQESPRVSGAVIVDGVGIEVDGHPMTNLAGMTSQQISTYSFHDPRKAPVAPAGQAGPSPDLQALIGYTGPTMSDPTLADRLADLHLPVHVIWGESDGIVTPDYGRAYAAAIPGAAFTLLPRTGHLPQLETPEELLGAILDLDLGA; translated from the coding sequence ATGAGCGCCCCCGTTTTGGCCGGTTCCCTCCGGCCCACCCGCACCTCCGGCTACACCGTCGCGTCCCCCGCCGGACCGGTCGAGATGACCGTCCAGGACCGCGACCGCACCCGTCCCTTCCTGCTCCTGCACGGAGGCGGCGGCATGCCCACCATGGCCGGCTTCGCCGACCGCCTCGCCGAGCGCGCCCACACCCGGGTGCTGCTGCCGACCCACCCCGGTTTCGGCGGGACCCCCAAGGCCGACGGCCTCACCGACGTCACCGCGCTGGCCCGCGCATACGTCGCGCTGCTGGAGGAGCTCGACCTCACCGACGTCACCGTCGTCGGCAACTCCTTCGGCGGCTGGCTCGCCGCCGAGATCGCCCTGCAGGAAAGCCCGCGCGTCAGCGGCGCCGTCATCGTCGACGGCGTCGGCATCGAGGTGGACGGCCACCCCATGACCAACCTCGCCGGCATGACATCGCAGCAGATCAGCACCTACTCCTTCCACGACCCGCGCAAGGCACCCGTCGCGCCCGCCGGCCAGGCCGGACCAAGCCCCGACCTCCAGGCCCTGATCGGCTACACGGGCCCCACGATGTCCGACCCGACGCTCGCCGACCGGCTGGCCGACCTCCACCTGCCCGTCCACGTCATCTGGGGCGAGAGCGACGGCATCGTCACCCCCGACTACGGCCGCGCCTACGCCGCCGCCATCCCCGGCGCCGCCTTCACCCTGCTGCCCCGCACCGGCCACCTCCCGCAGCTGGAGACCCCCGAAGAACTCCTCGGCGCCATCCTCGACCTCGACCTCGGCGCCTGA
- a CDS encoding DoxX family protein, whose protein sequence is MSRSERSPLLLAGLLAGMGVAHFAVPRPFDAIVPRTLPGSPRAWTYASGVAELALAAGVALPRTRRTAALAAAGLFVGVFPANVKMAWDWRHRPAPLRAAAVARLPFQAPLVLWARSVAEGANTAKIEGRS, encoded by the coding sequence GTGTCCCGGTCCGAACGCTCACCCCTGCTCCTGGCGGGCCTGCTGGCCGGCATGGGCGTGGCCCACTTCGCCGTCCCGCGCCCCTTCGACGCGATCGTCCCGCGCACGCTCCCGGGCTCGCCCAGGGCCTGGACGTACGCCAGCGGTGTGGCCGAGCTGGCGCTGGCCGCGGGAGTGGCCCTGCCGCGGACCCGCAGGACGGCCGCACTGGCCGCGGCCGGGCTCTTCGTCGGGGTCTTCCCCGCCAACGTCAAGATGGCATGGGACTGGCGTCACCGCCCCGCTCCGCTCAGGGCCGCAGCCGTGGCCCGGCTGCCCTTCCAGGCGCCCCTCGTGCTGTGGGCCCGCAGCGTCGCCGAGGGTGCGAACACCGCGAAGATCGAGGGCCGGTCATGA
- a CDS encoding MarR family winged helix-turn-helix transcriptional regulator translates to MREPSDVGLAVKRLQHRHQRAANRALAPLGLSLVQWDTLRHLHAKPDASLHDLAVLTFQTDQSFGSLAARMAERGLIERVPGPGRAVRHRLTEEGARLLAEGQAALDAITAASFSALTPDQLDQLGALLDIALGPNPTA, encoded by the coding sequence ATGCGCGAACCCTCCGATGTCGGCCTGGCCGTCAAACGTCTCCAGCACCGGCACCAGCGCGCCGCCAACCGGGCGCTGGCGCCGCTCGGCCTGTCGCTGGTCCAGTGGGACACCTTGCGGCACCTGCACGCCAAGCCTGACGCCTCGCTGCACGACCTGGCCGTGCTGACCTTCCAGACCGACCAGTCCTTCGGATCGCTGGCCGCCCGCATGGCCGAGCGCGGCCTGATCGAGCGGGTACCAGGCCCCGGACGCGCCGTCCGCCACCGGCTCACCGAGGAAGGCGCACGGCTGCTGGCCGAGGGCCAGGCCGCGCTCGACGCCATCACCGCGGCCTCGTTCAGCGCCCTCACCCCCGACCAACTCGACCAGCTTGGCGCCCTCCTCGACATCGCCCTAGGCCCCAACCCCACCGCCTGA
- a CDS encoding alpha/beta fold hydrolase translates to MKAKMKRVLRPSRRRVSALAAVAGVAALSLASMTSAPAATAGPAAQAAKPTVVLVHGAFADSSSWNSVITRLRHDGYPVVAPANPLRGVAGDSDYLESYLKSVKGPVVLVGHSYGGSVISDAAAGNPEVKALVYIAAFVPDKAETLAELGDRFPGATLPSALNAVPYPLPGGGTGTDLYVQKDKFHDAFAADVPRSVTDIMAVTQRPLAASVFDEKTTKTAWKTIPSWDLVTTQDHAIAPAEQRFMAKRAHAHTIEVNSSHAVAISHPGTVTRLVEQAARATSK, encoded by the coding sequence ATGAAGGCGAAGATGAAGCGTGTGCTGCGCCCCTCCCGTCGGCGTGTTTCCGCGCTCGCGGCCGTGGCCGGCGTGGCCGCTCTCAGCCTGGCGTCCATGACGTCGGCCCCCGCGGCCACCGCCGGGCCCGCCGCGCAGGCAGCGAAGCCCACGGTCGTGCTGGTGCACGGGGCCTTCGCGGACTCCTCCAGCTGGAACAGCGTGATCACGCGCCTGCGGCACGACGGCTATCCGGTCGTCGCTCCCGCCAACCCGCTGCGTGGGGTGGCCGGCGACTCGGACTACCTGGAGAGCTATCTCAAGAGCGTGAAGGGGCCGGTCGTCCTCGTCGGCCACTCCTACGGCGGTTCCGTGATCAGTGACGCCGCCGCGGGCAACCCGGAGGTCAAGGCGCTCGTCTACATCGCCGCGTTCGTCCCCGACAAGGCCGAGACCCTCGCGGAACTCGGCGACAGGTTCCCGGGGGCGACCCTCCCCTCGGCCCTCAACGCTGTGCCCTATCCGCTGCCCGGCGGAGGCACCGGCACCGACCTCTACGTCCAGAAGGACAAGTTCCACGACGCCTTCGCCGCCGACGTGCCCCGGTCGGTCACCGACATCATGGCCGTCACCCAGCGTCCGCTGGCCGCCTCGGTCTTCGACGAGAAGACCACGAAAACCGCCTGGAAGACCATCCCCTCCTGGGACCTGGTCACCACCCAGGACCACGCGATCGCACCGGCCGAACAGCGCTTCATGGCCAAACGCGCCCACGCGCACACCATCGAGGTCAACTCCTCGCACGCGGTCGCCATCTCCCACCCCGGCACGGTCACCCGCCTCGTCGAACAGGCCGCCCGAGCCACCTCCAAGTAA
- a CDS encoding alpha/beta fold hydrolase, with the protein MGRIKIGTENSTDIEVHYEDKGAGQPVVLIHGYPLDGTSWEGQTSALLEAGYRVITYDRRGFGKSSHPSAGYDYDTFAADLNAVLEALDLREAVLVGFSMGTGEVARYLSVYGSGRVAKAVFLASLEPFLEITEDNPDGAAPASFFQGVSEAVKNDRYAFFTGFYNDFFNLDENLGTRVSEEAVRNAWNIAAGSGAIASAAAPLSWPTDFRADIPRIDVPALIVHGTADRTLPIDATGRRFAKALPTAQYTEIDGAPHGLLTTHTAEVNEVLLNFLAQ; encoded by the coding sequence ATGGGACGTATCAAGATCGGCACGGAGAACAGCACGGATATCGAGGTGCACTACGAGGACAAGGGGGCGGGTCAGCCGGTGGTGCTGATCCACGGTTACCCGCTGGACGGGACCTCGTGGGAGGGGCAGACGTCGGCGCTGCTGGAGGCCGGCTATCGGGTGATCACGTATGACCGGCGGGGTTTCGGCAAGTCGAGTCATCCTTCGGCGGGTTACGACTACGACACCTTCGCCGCCGACCTGAACGCCGTACTGGAAGCACTGGATCTGCGTGAGGCGGTGCTGGTCGGGTTCTCGATGGGCACCGGCGAGGTGGCCCGTTACCTTTCCGTCTACGGTTCGGGGCGTGTCGCCAAGGCCGTGTTCCTGGCCTCGCTGGAGCCGTTCCTGGAGATCACCGAAGACAACCCCGACGGTGCCGCGCCTGCTTCGTTCTTCCAGGGTGTCTCCGAGGCTGTCAAGAACGACCGGTACGCGTTCTTCACCGGCTTCTACAACGACTTCTTCAACCTCGACGAGAACCTGGGCACCCGCGTCAGCGAAGAGGCGGTTCGCAACGCCTGGAACATCGCCGCCGGGTCGGGCGCGATCGCCTCGGCCGCCGCGCCTCTCTCCTGGCCCACCGACTTCCGTGCCGACATCCCCAGGATCGACGTCCCGGCCCTGATCGTGCACGGCACCGCCGACCGCACCCTCCCCATCGACGCGACCGGCCGCCGCTTCGCCAAGGCCCTGCCCACCGCCCAGTACACCGAGATCGACGGCGCTCCCCACGGCCTGCTCACCACCCACACCGCCGAGGTCAACGAAGTTTTGCTGAACTTCCTCGCTCAGTAA
- a CDS encoding type 1 glutamine amidotransferase domain-containing protein, which yields MKVLIVLTSHDKLGDTGRKTGFWLEELAAPYYRFKEAGWDITLASPKGGRPPLDPKSNEIANQTPVSNEIANQTDQTRRFETDPEATAALATTVRLDSVNADDYDTVFYPGGHGPLWDLAEDTVSARLIETTLRSGKPLALVCHAPGVLRHTVNEDGTPLVQGRKVTGFTNSEEDGVALTDIVPFLVEDELVNLGGIYSRIGDWQPYVVQDGLLITGQNPASSGPAADTLIALTTARAGSVSEESLPASA from the coding sequence ATGAAGGTTCTGATCGTCCTCACCTCGCACGACAAGCTCGGTGACACCGGCCGTAAGACCGGGTTCTGGCTGGAGGAGCTCGCCGCGCCGTACTACCGGTTCAAGGAGGCAGGCTGGGACATCACCCTCGCCTCCCCCAAGGGCGGCCGTCCCCCGCTGGACCCCAAGAGCAACGAGATCGCCAACCAGACCCCAGTGAGCAACGAGATCGCCAACCAGACCGACCAGACCCGCCGCTTCGAAACCGACCCGGAAGCGACCGCCGCGCTGGCGACCACCGTACGCCTGGACTCCGTCAACGCCGACGACTACGACACCGTCTTCTACCCCGGAGGCCACGGCCCCCTGTGGGACCTGGCGGAGGACACCGTCTCCGCCCGCCTGATCGAGACGACGCTGCGTTCCGGCAAGCCCCTGGCCCTGGTCTGCCACGCCCCCGGCGTCCTGCGCCACACCGTCAACGAAGACGGCACGCCCCTGGTACAGGGCAGGAAGGTCACCGGCTTCACCAACTCCGAGGAGGACGGCGTCGCCCTGACCGACATCGTCCCCTTCCTCGTCGAGGACGAACTCGTCAATCTCGGCGGCATCTACTCCAGGATCGGCGACTGGCAGCCCTACGTTGTCCAGGACGGCCTGCTCATCACCGGACAGAACCCCGCCTCCTCCGGCCCCGCAGCCGACACCCTCATCGCACTCACCACGGCTCGGGCCGGATCCGTCAGCGAGGAGAGCCTGCCCGCCTCCGCGTGA
- a CDS encoding MBL fold metallo-hydrolase, with product MHTPLAVTRIGHACQLIEIGETRILTDPWFTETATYHPGEQLATTVAGLGRIDAVVVSHEHYDHCDLDALLDGGFDLSVPLIGPGTVATIARAKGFRDVRAIEAWEATTVGPLVVTATPGEHGVHEVTFVLQAEGRTVFFGGDSLRVPELDTIPDRIGPVDLAILPTNGLCVRPLGMRQFVMDAEQAAGLTAALRPTLAIPHHYAFHSGRLGDRMMTKTDPDPRHYADAVARLAPDIEVRIVLTGERVLVP from the coding sequence ATGCACACCCCCCTTGCCGTGACCCGGATCGGGCACGCCTGCCAGCTGATCGAGATCGGCGAGACCCGGATCCTCACCGACCCCTGGTTCACCGAGACCGCCACCTACCACCCCGGCGAACAGCTCGCCACGACCGTCGCCGGCCTCGGCCGGATCGACGCGGTCGTCGTCAGCCACGAGCACTACGACCACTGTGACCTCGACGCCCTGCTCGACGGCGGCTTCGACCTCTCCGTCCCGCTGATCGGCCCCGGCACCGTCGCGACCATCGCCCGCGCCAAGGGCTTCCGTGACGTCCGCGCCATCGAGGCATGGGAGGCGACGACCGTCGGCCCCCTGGTGGTGACCGCGACCCCCGGCGAGCACGGCGTCCACGAGGTGACCTTCGTCCTCCAGGCCGAAGGCCGCACCGTGTTCTTCGGCGGCGACTCGCTACGCGTCCCCGAACTCGACACCATCCCTGACCGGATCGGCCCCGTCGACCTCGCCATCCTGCCGACCAACGGCCTGTGCGTCCGCCCGCTCGGCATGCGGCAGTTCGTCATGGACGCCGAACAAGCCGCCGGCCTGACCGCGGCGCTGCGCCCCACCCTGGCGATCCCGCACCACTACGCCTTCCACAGCGGCCGCCTCGGCGACCGGATGATGACCAAGACCGACCCCGACCCCCGCCACTACGCCGACGCCGTCGCCCGCCTCGCCCCGGACATCGAGGTCCGCATCGTCCTCACCGGCGAGCGCGTGCTGGTCCCGTAA
- a CDS encoding Rrf2 family transcriptional regulator, with protein MARSTNTQFAVAVHVLVILTVAADGHAVSSEELSKSANVNAVYVRRVLGPMRNAGLVRSRSGVNGGWELAADPAQIPLAQVWLLLQGDEPVLGLHGPDPSCVMGRSVQKSLVSIDRTVAHAVATALGHFTVQDIAQGVPEAARLLESA; from the coding sequence ATGGCCCGCTCCACGAACACCCAGTTCGCCGTCGCCGTGCACGTACTAGTCATCCTGACAGTCGCCGCTGATGGCCACGCCGTGAGTTCCGAGGAACTCTCCAAGAGTGCCAACGTCAACGCGGTCTATGTACGCCGCGTCCTCGGACCGATGCGGAACGCGGGGCTGGTCCGCTCCCGGTCCGGCGTGAACGGCGGCTGGGAACTGGCAGCCGACCCTGCCCAGATCCCCCTCGCACAGGTATGGCTGCTCCTTCAGGGCGACGAACCCGTGCTCGGACTGCACGGCCCCGATCCCTCATGTGTCATGGGCCGGTCCGTCCAGAAGTCCCTGGTGTCGATCGACCGTACGGTCGCCCACGCTGTGGCGACGGCCCTCGGGCACTTCACCGTGCAGGACATCGCGCAAGGTGTTCCGGAGGCGGCGCGGCTCCTGGAGAGCGCCTGA
- the recA gene encoding recombinase RecA yields MTGTDHEKALDTALAQIERKFGRGAVMRLGERPNEPIEVIPTGSTALDVALGVGGLPRGRVVEVYGPESSGKTTLTLHAVANAQKAGGSVAFIDAEHALDPEYAKKLGVDTDNLILSQPDNGEQALEIVDILIRSGAIDLIVIDSVAALVPRAEIEGEMGDSHMGLQARLMSQALRKITGALHQSQTTAIFINQLREKIGVMFGSPETTTGGRALKFYASVRLDIRRIETLKDGTDAVGNRTRVKVVKNKVAPPFKQAEFDILYGQGISREGGLIDMGVENGFVRKAGAWYTYEGAQLGQGKENARNFLKDNPDLANEIEKKILEKLGIGAPAKATVAEDTGAVPVPGAARASAGNAA; encoded by the coding sequence ATGACAGGAACCGACCACGAAAAGGCGCTGGACACGGCGCTCGCACAGATCGAGCGGAAATTTGGCAGGGGCGCGGTCATGCGCCTCGGCGAGCGGCCCAATGAGCCCATCGAGGTGATCCCTACAGGATCGACCGCGCTGGACGTGGCGCTCGGCGTGGGCGGTCTGCCCCGCGGCCGCGTGGTGGAGGTATACGGGCCGGAGTCCTCCGGCAAGACGACCCTGACGTTGCACGCAGTAGCGAACGCACAGAAGGCCGGCGGCTCGGTGGCCTTCATCGACGCCGAGCACGCACTCGACCCCGAGTACGCCAAAAAGCTCGGCGTCGACACCGACAACCTCATCCTGTCCCAGCCGGACAACGGTGAACAGGCGCTGGAGATCGTCGACATCCTGATCCGCTCCGGCGCGATCGACCTGATCGTGATCGACTCCGTCGCGGCCCTGGTGCCACGCGCCGAGATCGAGGGCGAGATGGGCGACTCCCACATGGGTCTGCAGGCCCGTCTGATGAGCCAGGCACTCCGCAAGATCACCGGCGCACTGCACCAGTCCCAGACCACCGCGATCTTCATCAACCAGCTCCGCGAGAAGATCGGCGTGATGTTCGGCTCCCCGGAGACCACGACCGGCGGCCGGGCACTGAAGTTCTACGCCTCGGTGCGACTCGACATCCGCCGCATCGAGACCCTGAAGGACGGCACCGACGCGGTCGGCAACCGCACCCGCGTCAAGGTCGTCAAGAACAAGGTCGCGCCGCCCTTCAAGCAGGCCGAGTTCGACATCCTCTACGGCCAGGGCATCAGCCGCGAGGGCGGCCTGATCGACATGGGCGTGGAGAACGGCTTCGTCCGCAAGGCCGGCGCCTGGTACACGTACGAGGGCGCCCAGCTCGGCCAGGGCAAGGAGAATGCCCGCAACTTCCTCAAGGACAACCCCGACCTCGCCAACGAGATCGAGAAGAAGATCCTCGAGAAGCTCGGAATCGGGGCACCGGCGAAGGCCACAGTCGCCGAGGACACGGGCGCCGTCCCGGTCCCTGGTGCCGCCCGGGCCTCGGCGGGAAACGCCGCCTGA
- a CDS encoding ATP-binding SpoIIE family protein phosphatase, whose amino-acid sequence MEHVVAAAVIDAHGIVTGWSEGARLLTGHAADEAVGRPAADLLAEDLPRRADGEWTGPVVVRHRDGHPVTLVVTACPVLGADARPTGFTLTAQRPTDPEPTLAGRAFQQASMSMSVFDTGQRYLRLNETACMVMGVPEEVLLGRHFPETVEEAEHSRGFDWHLRHVAETGRPTRYESFTGAPSLNREHAWTTEMWPVRDDSGAVAAVALAAFDSTEQYLARRRLALLNEAAASIGTTLDVVRTAEEVIELLVPRFADFASVDLLDWVLGADEPPPVTDGEVVLRRVAHGSGHEGTPEAAVRLGETDVHPPFSPPARALHAGRAVRIQAGEPDFMDWLAERNERAPEGRRFRSGVHSVISVPLRARGITLGVLVGVRIAHPDAYEADDAVFAEELASRAAVCVDNARRFARERTTALALQHSLLPRGLPGQAAVEVAHRYLPSGSMAGIGGDWFDVIPLSGSRVALVVGDVVGHGIPSTATMGRLCMAVRTLADVDLPPDELLTHLDDLVTHLAAYDDAGEDVAELGATCLYAVYDPVSRCLTVAAAGHPAPVLVLPDGTAQLIRTTPGPPLGVGGLPFEAVELELPEGAVVALYTDGLIEDRDRDVDRATGELCSALTAPAATLDALCDTVLKAVLPEEPGDDVALLLARTRALGADQVATWDVEPDPAQVAATRQAATEQLTAWGLEEAAFVTELVVSELVTNAIRYGAPPIRLRLIRDRSLICEVSDGSSTSPHLRRAHAFDEGGRGLLLVAQLTQRWGSRQTDRGKTIWAEQLLEPE is encoded by the coding sequence ATGGAGCATGTCGTCGCTGCTGCGGTCATCGATGCTCACGGCATCGTGACGGGCTGGAGCGAGGGTGCCCGTCTGCTGACGGGCCATGCGGCCGACGAGGCCGTGGGCCGGCCCGCGGCCGACCTGCTCGCCGAGGACCTGCCCCGACGCGCGGACGGCGAGTGGACCGGCCCCGTCGTCGTACGCCACCGCGACGGCCACCCCGTCACCCTCGTCGTGACGGCCTGCCCGGTGCTCGGCGCGGACGCCCGCCCCACCGGGTTCACCCTCACCGCGCAGCGGCCCACCGATCCGGAGCCCACGCTGGCGGGGCGAGCCTTCCAGCAGGCCTCCATGTCGATGTCCGTGTTCGATACCGGGCAGCGCTACCTGCGCCTGAACGAGACCGCGTGCATGGTCATGGGAGTGCCGGAGGAGGTCCTGCTCGGCCGCCATTTCCCCGAGACCGTCGAGGAGGCCGAACACAGCCGGGGTTTCGACTGGCATCTGCGCCACGTCGCCGAGACCGGCCGCCCGACGCGCTACGAGAGCTTCACCGGAGCCCCGTCCCTCAACCGGGAGCACGCCTGGACCACCGAGATGTGGCCGGTGCGCGACGACTCCGGAGCGGTGGCCGCCGTCGCCCTCGCGGCCTTCGACAGCACGGAGCAGTACCTGGCCCGCCGGCGCCTGGCCCTGCTGAACGAGGCCGCCGCCTCCATCGGCACCACTCTGGACGTGGTGCGCACCGCCGAGGAGGTGATCGAGCTCCTCGTGCCCCGGTTCGCCGACTTCGCCAGCGTGGACCTGCTGGACTGGGTCCTGGGAGCCGACGAGCCGCCGCCCGTCACGGACGGCGAGGTCGTGCTGCGCCGCGTCGCCCACGGCTCCGGCCACGAGGGCACCCCGGAGGCGGCGGTCCGTCTGGGCGAGACCGACGTCCACCCGCCGTTCAGCCCGCCGGCCCGTGCCCTGCACGCGGGACGGGCCGTCCGCATCCAGGCGGGTGAGCCCGATTTCATGGACTGGCTCGCCGAACGCAACGAGCGCGCACCGGAGGGCCGCCGCTTCCGCAGCGGGGTCCACTCGGTGATCTCCGTGCCCCTGCGGGCCCGGGGCATCACGCTGGGCGTCCTGGTCGGCGTCCGTATCGCCCATCCCGACGCCTACGAGGCCGATGACGCCGTCTTCGCCGAGGAACTCGCCAGCCGGGCCGCCGTCTGCGTCGACAACGCCCGCCGTTTCGCCCGCGAACGCACCACCGCCCTCGCCCTCCAGCACAGCCTGCTGCCCCGGGGCCTGCCCGGACAGGCGGCCGTCGAGGTCGCCCACCGCTATCTGCCCAGCGGCTCCATGGCGGGCATCGGCGGCGACTGGTTCGACGTCATCCCGCTCTCCGGAAGCCGGGTCGCCCTCGTCGTCGGCGACGTCGTCGGACACGGCATCCCGTCGACGGCGACCATGGGCCGGCTCTGCATGGCCGTGCGCACGCTCGCCGACGTGGACCTGCCGCCCGACGAGCTCCTCACCCACCTCGACGACCTCGTCACCCACCTCGCGGCGTACGACGACGCCGGCGAGGACGTCGCGGAGCTCGGCGCCACCTGCCTCTACGCCGTCTACGACCCCGTCAGCCGCTGTCTCACCGTCGCCGCCGCCGGGCACCCGGCCCCCGTCCTCGTCCTGCCCGACGGCACCGCACAGCTGATCCGCACGACCCCCGGGCCCCCGCTCGGGGTCGGCGGACTGCCCTTCGAGGCGGTCGAACTGGAGCTGCCCGAAGGCGCGGTCGTCGCCCTCTACACCGACGGGCTGATCGAGGACCGCGACCGCGACGTCGACCGCGCCACCGGCGAACTGTGCAGCGCGCTGACCGCACCCGCCGCCACGCTCGACGCCCTCTGCGACACCGTGTTGAAGGCCGTCCTGCCGGAAGAGCCCGGCGACGACGTCGCGTTGCTGCTCGCCCGCACCCGGGCGCTCGGCGCGGACCAGGTCGCCACCTGGGACGTCGAGCCGGACCCCGCCCAGGTCGCCGCCACCCGCCAGGCGGCGACCGAGCAGCTGACCGCGTGGGGCCTGGAGGAGGCCGCCTTCGTCACCGAACTCGTCGTCAGCGAACTCGTCACCAACGCCATCCGCTACGGCGCACCCCCCATCCGGCTCCGTCTGATCCGCGACCGCAGCCTGATCTGCGAGGTGTCCGACGGCAGTTCCACCTCGCCCCACCTGCGCCGCGCGCACGCCTTCGACGAGGGCGGGCGCGGACTGCTGCTCGTCGCGCAGCTCACCCAGCGCTGGGGCAGCCGACAGACGGACCGGGGAAAGACGATCTGGGCGGAGCAGTTGCTGGAGCCCGAGTGA
- a CDS encoding MarR family winged helix-turn-helix transcriptional regulator, producing the protein MSSEPLPLPPVASPEVIEIERALTRITYLSTRARQHERLMTLAGVPLDRAAVALLRQVADSEPLRPGELAQRLGVEASHVTRTVQQLQKSGYVTRVPDPDDGRAQRIQLTEAGRAAVDRVREAGARGMQLVLADWSPEELGQLATLFHRMVDDFLSYSLEEETEQPAAAPGG; encoded by the coding sequence ATGTCGTCCGAACCGCTCCCGTTGCCCCCCGTCGCGTCTCCGGAAGTGATCGAGATCGAGCGCGCGCTCACTCGCATCACCTACCTGAGCACCCGCGCCCGCCAACACGAACGGCTGATGACGCTGGCCGGGGTTCCGCTGGACCGCGCCGCCGTGGCGCTGCTGCGGCAGGTCGCCGACTCCGAGCCGTTGCGGCCGGGAGAGCTGGCGCAGCGACTGGGCGTGGAGGCCTCCCATGTGACCCGTACGGTGCAGCAGCTCCAGAAGTCCGGCTACGTCACACGGGTCCCCGACCCCGACGACGGCCGGGCCCAGCGGATCCAGCTCACGGAGGCGGGCCGCGCGGCCGTCGACCGGGTCCGGGAGGCGGGCGCCCGGGGGATGCAGCTGGTGCTGGCGGACTGGTCCCCGGAGGAGCTGGGACAGCTCGCCACGCTCTTCCACCGCATGGTCGACGACTTCCTCTCCTACTCCCTCGAGGAAGAGACCGAGCAGCCGGCCGCGGCACCCGGCGGCTGA
- a CDS encoding peroxiredoxin, with protein sequence MTKALETGDLVEDFALPDETGAVRSLTDLLADGPVVLFFYPAALTAGCTAEACHFRDLAAEFAAVGARPVGISGDSVDRQQEFAGRHSLGMPLLSDADGAVRERFGVKRGFSLAPTKRVTFVIGKDRTVLEVVRSELRMNTHADRALDALRAHRA encoded by the coding sequence ATGACCAAGGCCTTGGAAACCGGCGACCTCGTCGAGGACTTCGCGCTGCCGGACGAGACCGGCGCGGTGCGCAGCCTGACCGACCTGCTCGCCGACGGGCCGGTGGTCCTCTTCTTCTACCCCGCCGCCCTCACGGCGGGCTGCACCGCGGAGGCCTGCCACTTCCGTGATCTGGCGGCCGAGTTCGCCGCCGTGGGCGCCCGGCCCGTCGGGATCAGCGGGGACTCCGTCGACCGCCAGCAGGAGTTCGCCGGCCGGCACTCGCTCGGCATGCCGCTGCTGTCGGACGCCGACGGGGCGGTGCGGGAACGGTTCGGCGTGAAGCGCGGCTTCTCTCTCGCCCCCACCAAGCGGGTCACCTTCGTCATCGGCAAGGACCGCACCGTCCTGGAGGTCGTCCGCAGCGAGCTGCGGATGAACACCCACGCCGACCGCGCTCTCGACGCGCTGCGCGCCCACCGCGCCTGA